Within Hydra vulgaris chromosome 02, alternate assembly HydraT2T_AEP, the genomic segment ATCGCATAAAAAAGACCGCATAAAAAGAAGTTTGAGTGACATCTCGGACCACTTccctattttttattaatatcaacACAGTTAAAgtgttgcaacaaaaaaaaacgtttaaaaaacgatCCTTTTCTGCtgctaatttaaaaacatttataatttaagaacaattataatttaagaacaattataatttttcttcattggAAACAAATAAATACCTGTGCTGACGCAAATGTAGTTTATAATGCATTTTTCAAAACGTTTTCTGAAATATATGATGCTAATTTTCCGAAACATACAGTaaatagaaaaactaaaagtgtAACGTCACCATGGATCGCAAAATAACTTAGAAAATcctctaaaattaaacaaaaattgttcataaaatatttaaagacaaaaactgAACTAAGTAAAGTATTCTATAAAACTCACGCCATAGAGTTtgagagacaaaaaaaaaataaaaataaaatacaaaaagaagaTACTATTTCAATTTGCTTGAGAAAAACAATCTTAATTCAAGAAGTACATAGGATATTCTTAGAAAACTCACTGgcatgcaaaaattaaaaacgagcctaaagctattaaaattaatgaagaaACATCCTATGATCAAAGTGTGATAGCTGacgaattaaatatttttttttgtatcagtTGGTCTTAATCTGGCCCAAAAAATTCCTACTccgacaaataaaataaataattacgcTTTTccaattaattcatttttaaattcttttgagGTATCCTTTGAGGATAACTTGAACGttcttttaaaatgcttaaatctaataaaacagCTGGTCATGACGATACTAATTCCAATGTTATTATTGACTCGTATGAAGTCATTAAAGATATTCTGTTTCAAGTTTTACATTGTTCAATAAAACAGGGTATTTTTCCCGATAATCTGAAAATAGCCAGAGttttaccaatatttaaaagtagAGATGCAACCAGTGTCTCAAACTATCGCCTAATTTCAATTTTgcctgttttttctaaaattttagaaagaatattatataatgtaattttCAACCGTGGATccttaaataatatatcaaaatcaatacggatttaaaaaaaataattcaaccgaATACGCTATACTAGAAATTACCCGCAATATTTTACTACAATATTTTAATACctgaatcttttgaaaaatcgcAATATACGTTAGGCGttttattgatctatcaaaagccttttaaaacttatcaaaaGCCAATTGACCACAaagttctatttaaaaaaattaaattttatggaattaaaggaaatattttaatgatacttaaaagttatttaaacaaccGTAAACGGTTTGTTTATAGTAATACAAATGTTCGTTCCAATTTACTAGATAAAACATGTGGGGTCCCTCAGGGTTCTACACTAGGACCCCtcctctttttaatttacattaatgatctccctGAAGCCTCTAATTTAATGACggtcatgtttgctgatgatactaatctctTTTTATCTCATAATAACATAACGACATTATTCCAAAGTATGAACCTcgaattaacaaaaatttcttactggtttaaaaaaagataagttgTCACTCAATGTTGAGAAAACAAATTGGACACTTTTccatcaaacttcaaaaaaaaagttattgcctCCTGTCATgcctttactttttattgacaaagttcaaattaaaagagaaataactactaactttttaggtatctatattgatgaaaactttAGTTGGAAATATCACATTGATTTATTGTCCAAAAAAATTGCTCGAAATATAGAAGTTATGTATAAAGctagaaactttttaaataagcacagtttaacacaattatatttctctttaatccactgccatataaattatgcaaacattgcctGGGGTAATACCAACAAATCTAAACTGcaacctctttatcgtcagcaGAAGCATATTGGTCCATCAATATGGAATcgtttccaaaataaaaatattaaagacctAAAAAGCATTTCATCGTTTAAACAACAAACTAAAATGCATCTCCTTAATTCCTgacatatatattatagtttacagtatttgctttcaaatttattttgtattttttctttttatttattttttgtttttttcttcttcttatgtgttttaattttataaaattttttttatttttctttaaaaataaaagtgtttttttgtttttatttcaatgagTGACtaaaggggctctatgaaaaggaTGTGATGATAAACGCATCATCCTTACCTTCTTTGAGTCCCTGACTGATtataacagtatatatatatatatatatatatatatatatatatatatatatatatatatatatatatatatatatatatatatatatatatatatatatataataaattaaaaagattaaaaatgttttttataaaggttttttatgtttacgatgttatttattttatatgaaaaactgtaatattgtttaatcagcgaaataaaagttaaataaaaaaaaaataaaaatattgctcGTCTTATCAATTAAAAAGATCGACTTGCTCATGCCAAACcacttttatttcaaatgaaaattcttaatatttatcaactgaatatttttaatatactttgttttatgtataaatgtaaaactaacgCATCTCCTGTTTCTTTTCATAACTTATATACCttgaaagaaacaaataaatataacttaagagATGATAATCTAGTTCGGCAACCTTTTTCTctaactaattttggaaagtcATGTATCGCATTTAGAGGAGCttttctttggaacaaaatagtttagaaaaattttgatttttcccatGAATGGAATTACATTTCATTCAcaaaaaaactgaaagaaataactttatcttttgaagacttatctttatatttttaacattttatgaaaatatgaaacttattatataatgtaatatacaataatatcgGATTCACTATTTATGTGTTTATGAAATAAGTACTATTTAATAcaaactttgtatttttatataagaatcaattataatttctttacaaatttatttatatattcttacgaaatttatgtttttcctaaattatttctttgacatttttgtttactctttattaaatgttattataatgCAATTAATATTAacgagcggttctcgatgataagacctAAATGTCTTCTGTGAGTCTCCGCGTTCTatttaagatgtttttatttttatacttgtatgttatattaaatttgttaatgtataacgattttttaatcttaactatcttattgtataaatctatttaatatttaagaaaagaacaaaaaaaaaaaaaaaaaatttggtaccatctaaaagtaatattaaatttggcttaaaattgttgccaaaataaatagtaaaaattttttataaattttgtattaaatagtacattaataatcatttttatagtttgcgcTAATTTACCCCGGAGTGGGGTAAACtggctaacttttttttttgaggccccagaaatttttttttataatgaatgcaagttaaaaatgttacctAAATTCATACTCTTTAAGACTACGctttaatatttactaaaaattttttcgtTAGGGCTACAGAGCTCAAAGAGTAAAAACTGAGGCAACTATCCCCGTTTTCTCCTACTTCTTAAGTTTTATTGTAGCATTATTTTACGTCTGATAACGATCTATCCTATTGAGATCTAAATACaacgaaaaaaaagaatgacctctttttgaaaaaaattaaataatgtcaACATTTTTAATTCACATGGAAAAAGTTCGAGTTTTCCAAAGAAGTTTGCTGAAAAGGCACGAAAAAATGGTTCGACTTGACAAATTTCGAGTTATCCGTGGTTTGACTTAACCAGAGAATTTTTAATAGCAATCCATTAGACGATTTCAAGGACATttcaaacaaatgaaataatttgagATAATAAAAATCCGAGTAAAACGGTGTTCGGCTTTCCAGgaattaactttaattactttgaaATATACCAAAAACGGatgattatattttgttgttttaacgTTTCGGAATCTTTGCAATTTGTTTCTTTGCATAATCGAGTCaaaatattaaagcaaaaatcataaatacaatttaaaatttctgttaTGTTTACATCCGCGCGTAATATATTATAAGCAGGGGGAGGTCCTTAGAGTTATTAGtctgggtgaataaaaaaaagtaattgcttTTACTCTTACTCGATTGGTCAGCTTTATGtgaactaaaactaaataaaacttcagcaatttagctttaatttttattcacgtgaAGCTGAGCAATTTACTCAGCATTTTCggagtaaattgcttaacttaacgtgaataaaaatttgagcaactttgctcaaatttttagtCATGTAAAGCTGAACATATACTCCAAAAACGctaagtaaaagcaattgctttttttatttacccggcctatttttaagttttatcatttaaaaattgctatacACCAATTAATTTaccaataaagttatttataatgagATAtccttaaatagttttttacaaaacttattttctaacttgttgatttaattaaaaaatgaaaataattttaaagcaaGAAGCACTGCGGCTTGGTCATGTGAACACAAGTGTAGTGGACTAAAAAGACTTAATTAAAAGtgcaattatatttaatttgaataaataaccattagtaaatatataaaactttaatttatttgaatttgggACATACTAATTGTCAttagtaatctttttttattcaactaaaaaaataaaactttaattagaaaaaaggGTGAGACAGACACGCTTTAATACCAAAGAACGATATTTGTAATAAACGGATgtttgcaataaaatctaaaatattaaaaaaaaataattttttcgttaGAGTAGCATGaaatataatattgtaaaaaaaagtgaattaaaaaacaacatattcaACCAATATTACTTCTGTTGCacagattcttttttaaaactttcttttgtgTATAACCAGGCACTGTCAATACCATCTGCTATCTCATCAACAGGCACCCATTTATGAAAAGGAAAACGACAAGCTATAACACGTGAGTTAGAGTTCATCTCTACCTCCagctttaaacttaatttattcaTCATATCTGGGACTccaaatataactatattatcaaaacattttaaatctgCTTTCCACAAATCTTGACGTTTAAATATGgctgttttttgaaaaccaaatagtttactataaattttggAATATAAAACTAACCAAAAATTTAACTCATAACCTGTCGCTAAATATCCATGTTTTGCAGCTGAAAATACTATCCGTCCATCTCCACTTCCGAGATCTACAAGTTTACTTGAACCATtgtttttgcaaagttttaaaacattttcaatctGTTTGTTAGTTGCTGGAACGTATGGTAGACATATTCGACGAAGAGCAGGACTAACAAATGATGCTGAAACCACCGTAAGCCCAAGAGCTAATCCACCAGTTATAGTTAATCCTAATAAAGCAACGTTTGGATATTTCGTATAAGCCTTCgcatcttcatttttattaggAATTTCTGCTAATGAAGCAACTTTTGGATTCTTCATACCTTCATTTTTATTAGGAATTTCTGCTAAATCACTCATTAAATctacaaaacatgttttttcaaagtattgaaaataaaaaaaatactttttactaaccaaaagattttgtttttaataattaaaaaactagaaTCAAAAAGATAGCTTGACAACTTTGatggtttgtatttttataaaaaatccatttatagaaacataaaatgcttataagaaaaaactttaaagcatAAATTACGTAGCTATACGCATAGATAAATTTATGTTTGTAGTATATGCTTAAGATAGTAAGTTCTAAAGATAGTAAGTTCTAAACCGGGATTCTAGTCCCTGCCTTGGCTAAATATGGAGGTTTTTACAACACCTCCATATTTAGATATAATgtagaatatataatatattatatacttatgCAAGTTTTTGTCATTTATATACTGGCATATAATATGCTTATAGttacatataaaatttattagaaatttacaCTCTATATTATGTATccgtatacatatataaatatatatatatatacacacacattgaTGTACTTCATCTTTATCAAACGACAATTTTTGTcagaaaacaaaatgtttttactagttagtttttcagttttttaaaaataacttccaTTAAAAAGAGAAGTTCTGATTTTGTATTCAGAttactaaaaacgttaaaacacATCGTGCgactaatattaataaaattaactaattatttacattttttggtagcattgtttttaacggaatgttcaattttaagtattgtttttgATTTGCAAAGTtcttaaattatgtatttaagaTATAATGTaagaatttatatttgtataatgtatatacaatGTACACAtacatgtgtatgtatgtatgtatgtatgtatgtatgtatgtatgtatgtatgtatgtatgtatgtatgtatgtatgtatgtatgtatgtgtacgtatgtatgtatgtatgtatgtatgtatgtatgtatgtatgtatgtatgtatgtatttatgtatgaatAAATGTATGTATAGTTGTAGGTATGTGTTTTGTATGTACGAATACGAGTATATaagaattttaatgaaaaaaatatatttatagaatGTCAATATTCATACAGCCTTGACAATAGCACCACTCCggcttttttttatcaaacccaGCCCCAGTTAAATATTAACTCCAGTCGTTTACTAGTTAGTTATATAAACACAATATACATTATACTTCGTTCATGCATTTTACTTTAAGCTAAATTTGATTGCTTAAAAGACCGAGAATCTTGTTACAAAACTTGTATCATTATTGATAGTAAAGTTCCAGGTTCATTCCATCATGAATTTCGTAGTCACGCAGTGTTATGTGATCTTTAAAGATGGTAtacctaaatataaataataaaacagttaaaaaatataacgaatataaaaatatgtataaatatatgtaaaattaaaaaacatagcacaaacaactaaaaatctctttcctttatttttcatttttgtctttacaaaataataaacaatagtttctatttctttctataaaaatttaatgagataagtaataacataaaaactcttaaaaacattttgattagaACGTTTAATTTTATTCCTTTGTTAAAGCATAATTCcttattaaatacttttctatttttctattCTTTCTTTACTTTATCACTATTTATAACTAATTGTTTTAGTATTCTCTCATATTATTTTCTGACTATTTCTAGCCTACTGCTTTTCGTTTCTCATATTATCTTACTATGGCTCTAGTTTTTAAAATCCAGCTAGtattgcttttgtaaaaaataaagaaaataatttaccattttttaagCACAATTCGTTCATACTTTGTTCCTGTTTGTGCagcaattaacttttttagatcTCCAATGGTGTCATCAGAACTAAAATGTCTGGTTAAGGAATATCtgattattaaatacaaaaatttatagaacaaatttttgtttatatatttatataaacaaaataaggagcaaaaaatattaaatttttgcagtttttgaGATATCGAGTGCTAAAGTTTTGTCTCAATCCTCCAATCCTCCTAGTAATtgttcaataatatatataaactattttttaaagctaatcAGACCTTTGGGCATAACTTTTAtggctgaaaaaaatatagcaaaaaatatGAGCATTtaggattttaaaaattttataaaaaattttgaaaaaaaaaatgaagtttgaGGAATGCAATTCTATTGTGTACTcagtaaaatgaaataaatagaaaaattttttattgatgctTTTAACTGACGAAgaacagaaataaaaaagttaatagatTTAGGAACCCAATTTATTGTGCACTCAAAACATTGTatttgtcaaaaacaaaaaattttgacctTGAGAAAAGCTTGTTGTattataaagtttctttaacttatttatattttagttaccAATATGGTATGATATAGGCTATCATATGAAATAATGTatcaaatttcataaattatgttTCATAAGCTTTAAAAGCTAATAGAATAGCTtaattttaaacgaaaaaataaaaaacaaaaacatattaaaatatatattgcacaCACTTTTAAAATGAGTCTACCCTTTgtcttctagaattaactcttacttctaatctttcttggaaactatTTATCAAAGCCATTGCAAAACTAGCATCTACTGAggtgcatctctttattgtgttcaccactttcttactccagattctgtTCTTTAGCTCTATAAATCTCTAATCCactcttgtatggaatactgttgccatgtCTGGAGCAGATCTTtgaatgatgccctttctcttttagacaaagcGCAAAAACACATCCTAAACATAGCCGGACTGtgcttttgcagccaacctccaaccattatgaatttgttataatgttgcttctctttctctattctataaatactataaagggtgctgctctaaaaagctagtgtcttttgtgccatctactaaagttCAGACTTgcgttactcatcattcaatgtctcatccttttactacGACTGTTCCCAAGTGCcctgaaaattcttttttatctagtttttttccttgaacatctgttctttggaattcacttcctttatCTTGTGTTCCTGATtcaaataatttgcaatcttttaagttgccTGTTAATCcttatcttgttttataaacttcattttttctcttccagtaaattccaactctaatagtggttaaaaaaaaaagtccttaatattcatacttttattttcaGGCTGGTCTTCAGACACAGAAAGCAGTCAATCTGTTTCAGTAGATGACAGGATCTCATAATCTTTGAAAATGTCTTCATTCAGTGGATGATGCCCACTCTAAAACTGTGTGTAAAGTTGCTTGGTGTAAATGCTAAGGTAAAAGCTTGTCCAACAATTTTTGACACATaaagttcttaaattttttatgaaagagAATCAAAATTGGAGGCATATAGCCACCTCCTGCATTTATTGCACCAATCATTATTATGCTATACTCTCATTCACTGCTAGTCATGCCACCAACCAGCTTTTGACCTTTTTTTGCTAAGATTTTAAGAGGATTATGGACAGTGCTAACAGTGCTTCATCAATATTCCAGATGttaaaagctttaatattttaattttgttcaagCCCAAgagctacttaatagtggttaaaaGTAACTACTACATTTTCTCATTAAAAGCAGTCAAGCAAGCCAGACTTGTGCCTCAAGTTTTCTTAGTGATAattcttttgaatatttattttggatttattttggaattatttttaaagattttctgACAATCTTTTCCAGCCATTTGGTTTTCATCCCAAGATCTATCACTTTTTGTTTGCTTTGCcatcttttttacaattttgtttcatttcatttattcatatattcacattatttcatatattcacattgtttcatttatttcaCATCATTGATTTCTTGTAACAATATTACACTAgatgtaattatttataaaatgtaaggctaaaaaaatttttatatcataatcctaaagtatttattttttaatactaagtTCAAATAACTTTGCTCATGATATTTATTTAGActtataaattcataaatttaacAGCCCTACAAATACATTTAGGCCTTTTTATCAAAGGACAGCAtagggtaattccatgtcaaatgACCCAGGTCATGTCACCATACaactcagattttgctgatttttatatagttaaaagtgCTTCGTAAAATAAGAActcctaaaaaattttagtttctgGCTTCTCATACTGAAATATGACCgcttttagtttatattatctttttacttttagcaGATATTGGCCAGGCCCCTCTTGTCCCTCAgaattgcaacatttttttggAGGTTTtaagtcactttaaaaatatttaatctttttacttaaaaatttgtaactgGCTATTTTTGGGGGCAACGAATCCAATGAAATGATAAgaagtgtaaaaaattattattaagtacctgtaattatcaatttaaataactttcggCAATTTTctatatatctgtttttaatgCTCAAGAAATCCATGTGAcattgttgatatataaaaaaaaaaaaaaaaaaaagtttacacattttatattaattgatcttttaaaaaatatacagtttttgatctgcaagtatatggatttccATATATGCATAATGGGACACGGGGTGCCCACTTTTTTGTAGCGTAATATTGCAATTGATTTTTCATTACCTTCCAGACTAGCTGGAGCTCTGAAAATTCTGGCATTTCTCTAGCGCCAATAAATGTGCATGTTAAAATGTTTACAGAGCTCCGAGACATTAGGGGACACATGCCCCAGTCCTTTCACTACTTTCTAGACAAACTGAAGATCtgaaactttcagcatttgtgtagtTCTGATGAATGCATTTTCAAATTAGTTCTAAGGCAAACAACCAAAGACTCATTGGCCTGGAGCACTGGGGCCATGCtccacttattttaaaaaaaatttttttttttttctttgcatttttaataatgaagataactttgaaaatattgccttcaaaaaattttttggtttgtaCTTGTTTAGGGCtatttcaaataacttaagtacttaagtaattgtttaaacaaatcaagtacttaagtaaatttttattacttaagtaaaatcaagtaattttttttttgaattaaatcaacagaaaatttatattttataaaaatttgcataaaagttgtcaaattttcaattttgaatcctaaaattaaagtattataacttttagtttaaatttaaattttttatttgttttgttttaccatattttccaaaaaaagatTAGTTTAGACCATCcggaaaaaataaaagttataaattataagaaatcATAGCTGGAGATATGTATTTACATCTTTCTTATTATCTTAAAGATCCTAATGCATCAACAGTTGAATGTAAAGCCTCCAATGTTGAAACTAAAGAatctttatgaaaaaagaaTAAGACTGAAGAACTTCACCATTTCTTGCTCAAAAgtccattttaataaaaaacaaggcttacttaaatgtttttgattgcATCAAAAAAGAAATACCTGTATTCGAAGGATTAAATGACtgttcaaaaatacttaaaaaattgcacTATACTATAAAGTTTTGATCAGCATTATCAATTGTTACAGAAAGATGCTTTAGTGgtctagacttttttttttaattacaaattggAGAACATTTTTGAGTGATAAATTGatagaaatttaaagttttcagcGTTCTATCTTGAAAGTTTAGTTAGGTTATGATTTGTTATACCTATATAGTACTACAtcaaacaaaaatgtaatattagatgtaatttttcattgtttggaaaataactaaaattacttaaaattacttaagtaatttgaaaaaaattacttaaaattactcaagtaattatttttcattacttgAACACCTCTATACTtgttccattttatttaattatttacaaagtaaaacacaaaaatataaagtaaaaatatatcaagattGTGTTAAGATTTGCTTAGATGTGTCAACGGTCAAAGTATACAAACATCCAGTTGTTGTTACAGGGCATCAATGATTCAAATTATGTGGGTAATTGAAACCCAACACTCATCTGCTCTAGATGGTcagaaaagtttgttaaaaggaCTGTGGTGATGCATAATTGTCTCCACAACATCTTGCTCAATATTGTCAATTTCATTTATCATACCAATCAAATGAAACATatcatatttatacaaaataaatccACCGAATTTCAATATATTGATGTTAATTTGCTGATTAGGTTGAATACTTTAAATaccagaaaaagaaaacatgtctgttatattaaaatcttcactttttggTTCAAAGCTAACAGTATCTATAGATTCTGGGTTAAATTGACGATAGCATTGATGATAGCTCCTAGTTCTACTTAGAATTGTTCTACTtatctgaaaatattttcttaaagtagTGCGCAATTCTATAagtctttctttttaaattttgaaaaaaataatctcttTAATTCAATATCTGGTCATTTATGGGCCTTTGTAGACTTTCATTTGCAGTTAATAGTTTTTCAGTGCCACCAATACCATCACATGGTGACTTACCATGACTCgtagcaaaaaataaatgtcaaaatcaTCTTTATGGAAACAGATATTGTAAAAGTTGTTGTGGTTTTTATACTGTGCAGCACAACCATGtgaaaaataaagaatctttgaaatattaggataattttcttttatataattaactatTTGTGTCTCAACTTCATACACAAAACCAATGCCATGCTCATTATCTTCTGacagcaaaattatttttatttagaccgGTCATTTGTGTTTAATAAATAGAGGACAACCGGGTGTAACTTGCATTGACTTTGACAACAATGCTAACTTTAGATTTTATCTTGAATCAAAAATGTGTAGTTTTCTGCAAAATCACCTAAAACAATAGAGCAGTTTCgccaacttttctttttgttgccTTAGATATCTTGCTTGACATTTGCAATGTTGGAATGAgttgttaatttgtttattactttGGTAAAATCAATTTGCGTTCTTCAATTGTTGTTCTTTGACAGACCAATTTTATTGtctgtttttttatcaatccaaaaagctttaaattatacaatgtaaaattctattaaaatcattattatagatgtatgaatatttttaacctATATActtgaaaatcaaaaatcttATAGACATGtactttcttaaaacattttaagaaagatcAATGAATACAGAATGTTCTAAAACTGAATGGAACAAatataaaccaataaaattttttgaaaacaatatcttcaaagttatttttactttattaaaataggcaaaaaattttttttttgagaaaagtggGGCATTTCCCCCAGTGGCCCTGGTCCCGAccctaaaaataaaactcaaaccTGGCCCCAGCTAaactataagatttagcagAAGTTGATAGCcagggctagaaaaaaatttataatactttatatattataattttaccaGCATAGAATACTAACCAGTTTGTTTCACAATATCGAAAGCCATTATCAAATGTCAATAATGTTACTTTGGAAAGTAGTTTTGTTGGTGGggatttactatttattaaatactggcatacatttatatatttttaaactctaatttacttccaacaagattgaaagcaaccactattaagttataagttactttaaaatagaaaataagtaaaaatactaggaaatggttaactgaagacttaaaaagttgtaggttgtatataaaagaaaaacatgaagatgt encodes:
- the LOC101237227 gene encoding ATP synthase subunit C lysine N-methyltransferase isoform X2: MSDLAEIPNKNEGMKNPKVASLAEIPNKNEDAKAYTKYPNVALLGLTITGGLALGLTVVSASFVSPALRRICLPYVPATNKQIENVLKLCKNNGSSKLVDLGSGDGRIVFSAAKHGYLATGYELNFWLVLYSKIYSKLFGFQKTAIFKRQDLWKADLKCFDNIVIFGVPDMMNKLSLKLEVEMNSNSRVIACRFPFHKWVPVDEIADGIDSAWLYTKESFKKESVQQK